Proteins encoded in a region of the Halioglobus maricola genome:
- the bamA gene encoding outer membrane protein assembly factor BamA — protein sequence MKRFSKLLAVVLLLLVPPAYAETFIISDIRVEGLQRISAGSVFASLPVAVGDMVDERSIRASARSLFTTGNFDDIRIGRDGNVLVVVVAERPSISEINIDGNKAIETEALLEGLKGAGLSVGQVFQRSTLEGMQLELQRQYVQQGRYDAGIETEVVPEPRNRVTINIDVNEGTVAAIKHINVVGNEVYTDDDLGDVFELKTTGWLSFFTNDDKYSKEKLTGDLESLTSYYMDRGYLQFRIDSTQVSVSPSKEEVYITANVTEGDKFTVGSVDLSGDLVLPEEDLRRFLLVAEGQTFSQQLVTSTEEYMTRRLGNEGYNFAKVTGIPEVEDGETTVNMKFFVDPGKRTYVRRISFKGNLKTADDVLRREMRQMESAPASSAKIEQSRIRLERLGYFSRASVETPQVPGHDDLIDVEYAVEEQSSGSIGASFGYAQDAGLILGLNLQQDNFMGTGKRVGINLNSSRYQDMYNFSYTNPYYTEDGVSRGFNVFFRSTDLSEVNVASYTTDTMGAALNFGYPIKETQRLGFSFGVSDTEITAGRFAVQEIKASPRLEEGVDYWFDSTQQPDGTFSGPEQLFPIATLPPSYLTRPADPGFLDENGDEFLNWTITSSWTQSTLNRGRMATRGASNSLSLEVAVPGSDLEFYKLNYRGEIYFPIKGQWVMRFRGELGYGDGYGDATELPFYEHFFAGGFGSVRGFESNTLGPRSTPARLYNGRQAVTEVDEETGEATALGDFGYGAVDEKLLVETVNDDPDPFGGNVLIEGSAELLFPLPFIKDRSQLRSAFFVDVGNVFNTNCSVSQINCFDVDVDELRYSVGVGVTWITGFGPMTFSLAKPINAGDEDEEEAFQFTLGRGF from the coding sequence ATTAAGCGATTTAGCAAACTCCTGGCCGTGGTCCTGCTTTTGTTGGTGCCACCGGCTTACGCCGAGACATTCATCATCTCCGATATCCGGGTGGAGGGTCTGCAGCGTATTTCTGCGGGCAGCGTATTCGCCTCCCTCCCGGTGGCTGTTGGCGATATGGTGGACGAGCGTTCTATTCGCGCCTCGGCCCGTAGCCTGTTCACCACTGGCAACTTTGATGACATTCGCATCGGCCGCGATGGCAATGTCCTGGTAGTGGTGGTGGCTGAGCGCCCGAGCATCAGCGAGATCAACATCGACGGCAACAAGGCAATTGAAACCGAGGCCCTGCTTGAAGGCCTCAAAGGCGCGGGCCTTTCAGTTGGGCAGGTTTTCCAGCGTTCTACCCTGGAAGGTATGCAGCTTGAGCTACAGCGCCAGTATGTCCAGCAAGGGCGTTATGACGCCGGTATTGAAACCGAGGTGGTGCCTGAGCCACGCAACCGCGTAACCATCAACATCGATGTCAACGAAGGCACTGTCGCAGCCATCAAGCACATCAATGTGGTGGGCAACGAAGTCTATACCGACGATGATCTTGGTGATGTCTTTGAGCTGAAGACCACCGGCTGGCTCTCATTCTTTACTAATGACGACAAATATTCCAAGGAGAAGCTCACCGGCGACCTAGAATCCCTGACGTCCTACTACATGGACCGCGGTTACCTCCAGTTCCGCATAGACTCCACCCAGGTATCTGTCTCTCCAAGCAAGGAAGAGGTGTATATCACCGCCAATGTGACCGAGGGCGATAAGTTTACGGTGGGCAGCGTCGACCTCTCCGGTGACCTGGTTCTACCCGAGGAAGACCTGCGTCGCTTCCTGCTGGTTGCTGAAGGGCAGACATTCTCCCAGCAGTTGGTTACCAGCACCGAGGAATACATGACTCGCCGCTTGGGTAACGAAGGCTATAACTTCGCCAAGGTGACCGGTATTCCCGAGGTGGAAGACGGCGAAACCACGGTTAATATGAAGTTCTTCGTCGACCCGGGTAAACGTACTTATGTGCGTCGGATCAGCTTTAAAGGCAATCTGAAGACGGCCGACGACGTGCTCCGTCGCGAGATGCGTCAGATGGAAAGCGCACCGGCGTCTTCCGCCAAGATCGAACAATCGCGTATCCGTCTCGAACGGCTGGGCTATTTCAGCAGGGCCAGCGTGGAGACTCCCCAGGTTCCCGGCCACGACGATCTCATTGACGTTGAGTACGCTGTTGAGGAACAATCCTCCGGCAGCATTGGCGCCAGCTTCGGCTACGCCCAGGACGCTGGATTGATTCTTGGCCTGAACCTGCAACAGGATAACTTCATGGGTACCGGTAAACGCGTCGGTATTAACCTGAATTCCTCGCGCTATCAGGATATGTACAACTTCAGTTACACCAATCCTTACTACACGGAAGACGGCGTCAGCCGCGGCTTTAATGTCTTCTTCCGGTCCACTGACCTCTCTGAGGTTAATGTGGCGAGCTACACCACCGATACCATGGGCGCGGCACTGAACTTCGGGTACCCGATCAAGGAAACCCAGCGCCTGGGCTTCAGTTTTGGTGTGTCGGATACAGAAATTACCGCGGGCCGTTTTGCCGTACAGGAGATCAAGGCTAGCCCGCGCCTGGAAGAGGGGGTCGACTACTGGTTTGACAGCACTCAGCAACCCGATGGCACGTTCTCCGGGCCCGAACAGTTGTTCCCGATTGCTACCCTGCCGCCGTCTTACCTGACCAGGCCGGCGGACCCGGGCTTCCTCGATGAAAACGGAGACGAGTTCCTGAACTGGACGATCACCTCGAGCTGGACCCAGTCCACCTTGAACCGAGGCCGCATGGCTACCCGTGGCGCTTCGAACTCGCTCTCACTCGAAGTGGCGGTGCCAGGTTCTGACCTTGAGTTCTACAAGCTCAACTATCGCGGTGAGATCTATTTCCCGATCAAGGGTCAATGGGTCATGCGCTTCCGCGGTGAGCTCGGCTATGGCGATGGCTATGGCGATGCGACCGAGTTGCCTTTCTATGAGCACTTCTTTGCAGGCGGCTTCGGCAGCGTGCGTGGCTTCGAAAGCAACACACTGGGTCCGCGTTCCACGCCCGCCAGACTTTACAATGGCCGCCAGGCCGTCACCGAAGTGGATGAGGAAACCGGTGAGGCAACCGCGCTGGGTGACTTCGGCTATGGTGCAGTGGATGAGAAGCTACTCGTTGAAACTGTCAACGATGATCCGGACCCCTTCGGCGGTAATGTCCTGATAGAGGGTAGCGCCGAACTGCTGTTCCCGCTGCCATTTATTAAGGATCGCAGCCAGCTTCGTTCTGCTTTCTTTGTAGACGTTGGCAACGTATTCAACACCAACTGTAGTGTCAGCCAGATCAACTGCTTCGATGTCGATGTCGATGAGCTGCGCTACTCCGTAGGCGTGGGCGTAACCTGGATTACGGGCTTCGGCCCCATGACATTCAGCCTGGCCAAACCTATTAATGCGGGCGACGAGGACGAGGAAGAAGCCTTCCAGTTCACACTCGGCCGCGGCTTCTGA
- the rseP gene encoding RIP metalloprotease RseP has product MDMLYTILITLFTLAVLVAVHEYGHFWVARKCGVHVIRFSIGFGKSLGSWRDSQGTEYSVAAIPLGGYVKMLDEREGDVPEEDLDKTFNRKPVLQRIAVVAAGPLANLILAVVAYWFLFMAGEKGYAPVIGEVEVGSIAEVAGLEAGQEIVAVDGADTPTWRALSFALLDRIGDSGTIEFAVSYPGSDMIYESEAVIDRWLSEQEEPDLFGGLGIAMYTPEVPPVVDTVSDGSPAAVAGLQQGDRVLRADAVPMEKWMDWVEYVRARPGEAITLDIERDGQVQQAVITPERVVEGAAEPFGRVGVSVALPEMPPELVRSFQRGPIESAGAAVVQTWELMGFTLNSIKKMIMGLISPKNLSGPITIAKVASASAKSGLESYIGFLALLSVSLGVLNLLPVPVLDGGHLLFYTVELLAGRPVPEKIQALGYQLGLFLVLGMMGLALYNDFSRL; this is encoded by the coding sequence ATGGATATGCTGTACACAATTCTGATTACCCTGTTCACCCTCGCGGTACTGGTGGCGGTGCACGAATATGGTCACTTCTGGGTAGCCCGAAAGTGCGGTGTCCACGTGATTCGCTTTTCGATCGGTTTCGGTAAATCCCTGGGCAGCTGGCGCGACAGCCAGGGCACCGAGTATTCGGTCGCGGCAATCCCGCTGGGCGGTTACGTCAAAATGCTGGACGAGCGCGAAGGTGATGTCCCCGAGGAGGATCTGGACAAGACCTTCAATCGCAAGCCCGTGCTCCAGCGAATCGCAGTGGTGGCCGCCGGGCCCCTGGCCAACCTGATTCTCGCCGTCGTGGCTTACTGGTTCCTGTTTATGGCCGGTGAGAAAGGCTACGCCCCTGTGATCGGCGAGGTTGAGGTCGGGTCGATCGCCGAGGTGGCTGGCCTGGAGGCGGGGCAAGAAATAGTGGCCGTCGATGGCGCTGACACGCCTACCTGGCGGGCCCTGAGCTTTGCGCTTCTGGATCGCATTGGCGACTCCGGCACTATCGAGTTCGCCGTGAGTTACCCCGGTTCAGACATGATTTACGAATCTGAAGCGGTTATCGATCGCTGGCTGTCCGAACAGGAAGAGCCAGACCTGTTTGGGGGGCTGGGTATTGCCATGTATACGCCGGAAGTTCCCCCTGTAGTGGACACGGTGAGCGATGGCAGCCCGGCAGCAGTAGCAGGCCTGCAGCAGGGCGATCGGGTGCTGAGAGCCGATGCTGTGCCTATGGAAAAGTGGATGGACTGGGTCGAATATGTGCGCGCTCGGCCAGGTGAGGCGATTACTCTGGATATTGAGCGCGACGGTCAGGTTCAGCAGGCGGTCATTACTCCGGAGCGGGTCGTCGAGGGAGCCGCTGAGCCCTTCGGTAGGGTTGGGGTGAGCGTGGCCCTGCCCGAGATGCCCCCAGAGCTGGTGCGCAGCTTTCAGCGGGGGCCCATTGAGTCCGCCGGCGCCGCTGTCGTTCAGACCTGGGAATTGATGGGATTCACGCTGAATTCGATCAAAAAAATGATCATGGGGCTCATATCGCCGAAAAACTTGAGCGGCCCCATCACCATTGCTAAAGTGGCCAGCGCTTCCGCCAAGTCGGGCCTGGAGTCCTATATTGGCTTCCTTGCGCTGCTGAGTGTGAGCCTGGGGGTTTTGAACCTGCTACCGGTGCCGGTACTGGATGGTGGCCACCTGTTGTTTTACACCGTCGAGCTATTGGCGGGAAGGCCTGTACCTGAGAAAATACAGGCTCTGGGATACCAACTGGGCCTGTTCCTCGTCCTCGGGATGATGGGTCTGGCCTTATACAACGATTTTTCGCGCCTGTAG
- the ispC gene encoding 1-deoxy-D-xylulose-5-phosphate reductoisomerase produces the protein MSSGIRQVSVLGSTGSIGVSTLDVIARHPGDFSVFALAANRSVDALLAQCEQFKPRYAVMADEDAAEQLRARMAQVADTEVLSGEQGLERIVTAPEVDSVMAAIVGAAGLPSTLAAARAGKTLLLANKESLVMGGHLLMQAVRESGARLMPIDSEHNAIFQCMPADGQARPKLKGVSKILLTASGGPFRNWSRADMSDATPDQACAHPNWSMGRKISVDSASLMNKGLEFIEACWIFDVGPKQVDVVVHPQSIIHSMVQYVDGSVLAQLGNPDMRTPIAFGLGWPERVAAGVAPLDLIATARLDFEAPDEGRFPCLRLARESVATGGTAMAVCNAANEVAVDSFLGGGIRFTDIPRVIETALGQVKVVEPTDLSVVETADGEAREAAREAIGALSH, from the coding sequence GTGAGTTCAGGCATACGTCAGGTCTCCGTGCTCGGGTCTACTGGATCTATTGGTGTGAGTACCCTCGATGTGATCGCCCGGCATCCCGGCGACTTCAGCGTCTTCGCGTTGGCGGCAAACCGCTCGGTCGACGCCCTGCTGGCCCAGTGTGAACAATTCAAGCCTCGTTATGCTGTCATGGCGGATGAAGATGCCGCGGAGCAATTGCGTGCGCGTATGGCGCAGGTGGCGGATACGGAAGTATTGTCGGGGGAGCAGGGTCTCGAGCGGATTGTGACTGCGCCAGAGGTAGACAGTGTGATGGCCGCGATTGTCGGTGCGGCGGGATTACCCTCAACCCTGGCTGCGGCACGTGCAGGTAAGACTCTGTTGTTGGCCAACAAGGAATCGCTGGTTATGGGCGGGCATCTGCTGATGCAGGCCGTGCGCGAATCCGGTGCACGCCTGATGCCTATCGACAGCGAGCACAATGCCATATTTCAATGTATGCCCGCTGACGGCCAGGCCCGCCCCAAGTTAAAAGGCGTCAGTAAAATACTGCTGACTGCCTCGGGGGGGCCGTTTCGCAACTGGAGCCGCGCTGATATGAGCGACGCAACTCCAGACCAGGCCTGCGCCCATCCCAATTGGTCGATGGGGCGAAAAATTTCGGTAGATTCCGCGAGCCTTATGAATAAGGGGCTGGAATTTATCGAGGCGTGCTGGATTTTCGATGTGGGCCCGAAGCAGGTGGATGTGGTAGTGCACCCCCAGAGTATTATTCACTCGATGGTGCAATACGTGGATGGTTCCGTGTTGGCGCAATTGGGCAACCCGGATATGCGCACACCGATTGCTTTCGGCCTCGGATGGCCCGAGCGGGTGGCCGCAGGCGTGGCTCCGCTGGACCTGATAGCGACTGCCAGGCTGGATTTCGAGGCGCCGGATGAGGGACGCTTTCCCTGCCTGCGCCTGGCTCGCGAGTCCGTAGCGACCGGCGGCACGGCCATGGCGGTATGTAACGCCGCCAATGAAGTGGCTGTAGATTCGTTTCTTGGAGGGGGTATTCGTTTTACCGACATTCCCCGTGTTATCGAGACCGCACTGGGCCAGGTGAAGGTAGTTGAACCCACCGATCTCAGTGTTGTCGAAACTGCTGATGGGGAGGCCCGTGAGGCCGCCCGTGAAGCGATAGGGGCTCTTTCCCACTGA
- a CDS encoding phosphatidate cytidylyltransferase, translating to MLKQRIITAVIMAALFLAAIFFLPYQALAALLGLIVLAGGWEWSRLAGWEHVGARLAFVIVLAAVLAGLYTLCGLGGAPSREQIQPVLGLGTLWWSFALLWVKGYPGSAALWSNRVMRSLIGLLVLAPAWAAAIYLLSFPRGGLLLIAMVVVVVAADVGAYFSGKSLGKHKMAPAVSPAKTWEGFWGGEICAALVGVGLWFFMPAQGAHISLLAVLAVVLATSVASVVGDLTVSMVKRESGTKDSGSLLPGHGGFLDRLDSLCGAAPVFTLGLVLAAW from the coding sequence ATGCTTAAGCAGCGCATAATCACCGCCGTCATAATGGCGGCCCTGTTCCTGGCGGCCATTTTTTTCCTGCCGTATCAGGCGCTGGCGGCCCTGCTGGGGCTTATTGTCCTCGCCGGTGGCTGGGAGTGGTCCCGGCTGGCAGGGTGGGAGCATGTCGGCGCGAGGCTGGCCTTTGTTATCGTGCTCGCAGCTGTGCTGGCAGGCTTGTATACCCTCTGTGGTCTTGGCGGCGCGCCCAGCAGGGAACAGATACAGCCGGTGCTGGGCCTCGGCACATTGTGGTGGTCGTTCGCACTGTTGTGGGTCAAGGGTTATCCCGGTAGCGCAGCGCTGTGGAGTAATCGCGTCATGCGTTCCCTCATCGGCTTGCTGGTGTTGGCGCCAGCCTGGGCAGCAGCGATCTATTTGTTGAGCTTCCCCCGGGGCGGCCTCTTGTTAATAGCCATGGTTGTAGTGGTCGTAGCCGCTGATGTTGGCGCGTATTTTTCGGGCAAGTCGCTGGGCAAGCACAAAATGGCTCCAGCTGTGAGCCCTGCCAAGACCTGGGAGGGTTTCTGGGGGGGTGAAATCTGCGCCGCTCTTGTAGGCGTGGGGCTCTGGTTTTTCATGCCGGCCCAGGGGGCGCACATTTCATTGCTTGCGGTGCTTGCCGTCGTTCTGGCCACCAGCGTTGCCTCCGTTGTCGGCGACCTTACAGTCAGCATGGTCAAGCGCGAGAGTGGCACCAAAGACAGCGGCAGCTTGCTGCCAGGTCACGGCGGCTTTCTCGACCGGCTGGATAGCCTGTGTGGTGCGGCACCGGTATTCACCCTCGGTCTGGTTTTGGCGGCCTGGTAG
- the uppS gene encoding polyprenyl diphosphate synthase, whose protein sequence is MDGNNRWAKRNGVSGPAGHRAGVEAVRNILRACRNHGVEVLTLFAFSSENWGRPLPEVRALLALLSRYLRSEVRELHKDGIRLRFIGERSRFSARLQRLMQQSEHLTARNSGATVVIAVDYGGQWDIAEVARKLARQAQRGELDPETIDADMIDRNISIADLPRPDLCIRTGGDARISNFMLWHFAYSELYFTNTLWPDFGELEFARALADYSRRERRFGLRDPDGLVAGAEIDA, encoded by the coding sequence ATGGACGGCAACAATCGGTGGGCCAAACGCAACGGTGTTTCTGGCCCTGCGGGCCACCGTGCGGGTGTGGAGGCTGTGCGCAATATTCTGCGAGCCTGTCGCAATCACGGCGTCGAAGTTCTTACCCTCTTTGCCTTCAGCAGTGAAAACTGGGGACGCCCCCTGCCGGAAGTGCGTGCACTCCTTGCGCTGCTGTCACGTTATCTGCGCAGTGAGGTGCGGGAACTCCACAAGGATGGTATCCGCCTGCGGTTTATTGGTGAGCGTTCGCGATTCAGCGCTCGTCTGCAACGGCTGATGCAGCAATCAGAACACCTGACAGCGCGCAATTCCGGGGCGACTGTTGTCATCGCCGTGGACTACGGCGGCCAGTGGGACATCGCGGAGGTCGCACGCAAACTCGCGCGGCAGGCACAGCGCGGTGAGCTGGACCCTGAGACTATTGACGCAGATATGATTGACCGCAACATCTCTATTGCCGATCTACCTCGTCCGGACCTGTGTATTCGTACTGGCGGGGACGCGCGCATTAGCAATTTTATGCTCTGGCATTTCGCCTATAGCGAGCTCTACTTCACCAACACTTTATGGCCCGATTTTGGCGAGCTCGAGTTCGCCCGTGCGCTCGCGGATTACAGCCGCCGTGAGCGGCGCTTTGGCCTGCGTGACCCTGACGGTCTGGTAGCGGGAGCAGAGATCGATGCTTAA
- the frr gene encoding ribosome recycling factor produces the protein MIDDIKSEADERMAKSLDALNHNFNKIRTGRAHPSLLDGLRVEYYGSETPLNQVANVNVEDARTLSLTAWDKTMIPAIEKAIMKSDLGLNPATAGEVIRIPMPMLTEETRKGYIRQARHEAESARVSIRNARRDANGMLKDLVKEKEISEDDERRGQDEVQKLTDGFVAKVEKMLAEKEADLMEI, from the coding sequence GTGATCGACGACATAAAATCAGAAGCTGACGAGCGCATGGCGAAGAGCCTTGATGCGCTGAATCATAACTTCAATAAAATTCGTACCGGGCGCGCACATCCGAGCTTGCTCGACGGCCTGCGGGTTGAATACTACGGCTCCGAGACGCCCCTGAACCAGGTGGCGAACGTCAACGTAGAAGACGCGCGCACGCTGTCCCTGACGGCGTGGGACAAGACCATGATTCCTGCCATTGAGAAAGCGATCATGAAATCTGATCTCGGCCTCAACCCGGCGACCGCCGGAGAGGTGATTCGTATCCCTATGCCGATGCTGACCGAGGAAACGCGTAAAGGCTATATTCGCCAGGCGCGCCACGAAGCGGAGTCTGCGCGCGTATCGATTCGCAATGCCCGACGCGATGCCAACGGCATGCTCAAGGATCTGGTCAAAGAGAAAGAGATTTCAGAAGACGACGAGCGCAGGGGCCAGGATGAGGTCCAGAAACTGACAGATGGTTTTGTCGCTAAAGTCGAGAAAATGTTGGCTGAGAAAGAAGCCGACCTGATGGAGATCTAG
- the pyrH gene encoding UMP kinase: protein MPQMSGEKKYKRILLKLSGEALTGSEAFGIDPKVLDQMALEIGQLVGIGVQVGLVVGGGNLFRGASLQEAGLDRVTGDHMGMLATVMNALALRDALERSNISTQVMSAIPMSGVVDHYDRRKAIRALNNGDVVVFAAGTGNPFFTTDSSACLRGIEVDAELVLKATKVDGVYSADPMKVADAIRYERLTYDEVLDKKLEVMDLTAICLCRDHNMPVRVFEMEKKGALLNIVRGGDDGTLIE from the coding sequence ATGCCCCAGATGAGTGGTGAAAAGAAGTACAAACGCATCCTGCTCAAGTTGAGCGGCGAGGCGCTGACCGGTAGTGAAGCTTTTGGCATCGACCCAAAAGTGCTCGACCAGATGGCATTGGAAATTGGCCAGTTGGTCGGTATCGGCGTTCAGGTCGGGCTGGTTGTTGGCGGCGGCAATTTGTTCCGCGGGGCCTCACTCCAGGAAGCCGGGCTCGATCGGGTCACGGGCGACCACATGGGTATGCTTGCGACTGTCATGAATGCACTGGCACTGCGCGATGCACTTGAGCGCTCCAATATTTCCACCCAGGTAATGTCAGCGATTCCCATGAGCGGTGTTGTGGACCATTACGATCGTCGCAAGGCAATCCGTGCATTGAACAATGGCGATGTGGTGGTTTTTGCGGCCGGTACCGGCAATCCGTTTTTCACGACTGATTCCTCCGCCTGTCTCAGGGGAATTGAGGTGGATGCGGAGCTTGTGCTCAAGGCCACCAAGGTCGACGGCGTGTACTCCGCCGACCCGATGAAGGTAGCGGACGCGATCAGGTATGAACGCCTCACCTACGATGAAGTACTGGATAAAAAGCTGGAGGTTATGGACCTCACAGCCATTTGCCTCTGCCGGGATCACAATATGCCGGTGCGGGTATTTGAAATGGAGAAAAAGGGCGCACTGCTCAATATCGTCCGCGGTGGCGATGACGGCACCCTGATCGAGTAG
- a CDS encoding urate hydroxylase PuuD — translation MILEFIFRFAHVLFGIVWIGMLYYFNFVQTEYFKEAEADAKADAVKKLAPRALWWFRWGAMFTFLTGLTLLHQVGASTNILGMPVIWVGALAGTLMFLNVWLIIWPNQQIVIGLKEGEGPVAAAKAGLASRTNTLLSGPMLFAMLGSKHLYIADVSAVGFYACIALILALEANALFGKTGPMTSVKGVIHCSLALTAVIWALLAFV, via the coding sequence ATGATTCTTGAATTCATTTTCCGCTTTGCGCACGTGCTGTTCGGTATCGTCTGGATTGGCATGCTGTATTATTTCAATTTTGTTCAGACCGAGTATTTCAAGGAAGCCGAGGCAGACGCAAAAGCTGATGCCGTGAAGAAGCTCGCTCCGCGCGCTCTTTGGTGGTTCCGTTGGGGCGCCATGTTTACGTTCCTCACGGGCCTGACTCTGCTGCACCAGGTTGGCGCGTCCACCAATATTCTTGGTATGCCGGTGATCTGGGTTGGCGCTCTGGCCGGGACTCTCATGTTCCTCAACGTCTGGCTGATTATCTGGCCAAACCAGCAAATCGTTATCGGCTTGAAAGAGGGTGAAGGCCCGGTAGCCGCGGCGAAGGCCGGCCTGGCATCGCGCACCAATACGCTGCTCTCTGGTCCAATGCTGTTCGCAATGCTGGGCTCGAAGCACCTGTACATTGCCGATGTGAGCGCCGTGGGCTTCTATGCCTGCATCGCACTGATTCTGGCACTTGAGGCCAATGCCTTGTTCGGCAAGACCGGTCCGATGACCAGTGTTAAGGGTGTGATTCACTGTAGCCTGGCGCTTACGGCTGTCATCTGGGCGCTGTTGGCGTTCGTCTGA
- a CDS encoding Fe-Mn family superoxide dismutase, giving the protein MAFELPALPYAQDALEPHISAETLEFHYGKHHQTYVDKLNGLTEANGLEGKSLEDVVKTSEGGVFNNAAQIWNHSFYWNCLSPNGGGAATGAIAEAIDAAFGSFDAFKEAFTTSAINNFGSSWTWLVKNADGSVAIVNTSNAATPLTDSGVTPLLTVDLWEHAYYIDYRNARPKYMEAFWALVNWEFANANFA; this is encoded by the coding sequence ATGGCCTTTGAACTGCCTGCTCTTCCCTATGCCCAGGACGCACTCGAACCTCACATCTCCGCTGAGACCCTGGAATTCCATTATGGCAAACACCACCAGACCTACGTCGACAAGCTAAACGGCCTGACGGAAGCCAACGGCCTCGAAGGAAAATCACTCGAAGACGTGGTCAAAACATCAGAGGGTGGCGTCTTCAATAATGCCGCACAAATCTGGAATCACAGTTTCTACTGGAACTGCCTGAGCCCCAACGGCGGTGGCGCAGCCACGGGCGCAATCGCAGAAGCCATTGACGCTGCGTTTGGCTCCTTCGATGCGTTCAAGGAAGCCTTCACTACCAGCGCAATAAACAACTTCGGGTCATCGTGGACCTGGCTGGTAAAGAACGCCGACGGCTCCGTTGCCATAGTCAATACTTCCAATGCCGCTACGCCGCTGACCGATTCAGGCGTCACCCCCCTGCTCACCGTCGACCTGTGGGAACACGCCTATTACATCGACTACCGCAACGCTCGACCGAAGTATATGGAAGCGTTCTGGGCGCTGGTGAACTGGGAATTCGCCAACGCCAATTTCGCCTGA
- a CDS encoding crotonase/enoyl-CoA hydratase family protein, which yields MSEIVTYTEQEKYSLIQMDDGKANAVSFDMLAQLGAALDKAEIAGKVVVIAGRPGKFSAGFDLSVMGQGGDAMVKLVAGGGDLARRMLRFPTPVVLAVTGHALAMGAIMLMSADYRIGTAGPYKIGLNEVAIGMTLPYFGVEIARAKLTPSHFDRAVNCGVLYDADGAVDAGYVDEAVDVDQLMNRAIAVAEQLSGINMNAHKGSKDRVRAPLYAALAEAEKLDAESLAELMS from the coding sequence GTGTCCGAGATCGTCACTTATACAGAACAAGAGAAATACAGCCTGATCCAGATGGACGACGGCAAGGCCAACGCCGTGTCATTCGACATGCTGGCGCAATTGGGCGCTGCGCTGGATAAAGCTGAGATCGCCGGCAAAGTTGTTGTCATCGCCGGGCGTCCGGGAAAATTTTCTGCTGGTTTCGATCTGTCCGTGATGGGGCAGGGCGGCGACGCCATGGTCAAACTGGTAGCAGGCGGCGGCGATCTCGCGCGCCGTATGTTGAGGTTCCCCACGCCTGTGGTATTGGCGGTTACTGGCCATGCGCTGGCTATGGGCGCCATTATGCTGATGTCGGCAGACTACCGAATCGGAACTGCAGGCCCTTACAAGATCGGCCTCAATGAGGTGGCCATTGGTATGACTCTGCCGTATTTCGGTGTGGAAATTGCCCGCGCAAAATTGACCCCTTCCCATTTCGATCGCGCCGTAAATTGCGGTGTTCTGTACGATGCCGATGGCGCAGTGGACGCTGGCTATGTCGATGAGGCGGTGGATGTGGATCAGCTGATGAATCGCGCAATCGCGGTTGCAGAACAGCTCTCAGGTATCAATATGAACGCTCACAAGGGCAGTAAGGATCGCGTCCGCGCACCTTTGTATGCGGCACTCGCTGAAGCCGAAAAACTGGATGCCGAGAGCCTGGCTGAATTAATGAGCTAG